A window of Lacibacter sediminis contains these coding sequences:
- a CDS encoding L-rhamnose mutarotase, whose product MMKRLLSCQMLVFILFAQLSMAADVYVSPTGSDFNNGSKEKPFATLNRALRKARDLRRLNDASVKEGIHIILRGGNYQVLETIVIKPEDNGTRESSTFIEAAPDEKPVLSGGVQINNWKKVTTVVSGLQKNSQSNIWVADVPMVNGNVFNFRQLWVNDMKAVRAKSSNGDAMLRILNWNKAEAACVIPTLPFSNLDKTSGLELFIHQWWEIANLRVKKVQVMGDSTKLFFHQPESKIQNEHPWPAPWISKETGNSAFYLTNAIQFLDEPGEWYLDAANKKIYYWPRSNENLAAAKVIAPFTETLISMEGTIDNPVKNLVIEGISFQHTGWLRPSRQGHVPHQIGLFMTEAYKLKPAGTKAKPGLDNQAWVGRQTAAVEMSYAVRTRVKNCSFLHLAATGIDLKKGVQDNMTKNNLFSDIGGTAILAGNYGDEGREIHMPFHPKDEREKCDVIFIENNFITNATNEDWGTVGIGCGFVSRTSIRHNEIENVSYSGISLGWGWSAEENMMKGNRIVANKIHHFGKWNYDCAGIYTLSAQPGSIIEDNYIDSIYKSPIAHLPSHWFYIYNDEGSSHFSVKNNWTPSQKYLQNANGPGNVWSNNGPQVHDSVKQNAGLEKRFQYLTANKTPKSGVINEEHSEVIELVVKEGQALDVAKLKQVLAQNNMDSNAIYQWQNHYVIFDKVQDIGVMQGRLQNRFPETEVRVYHDMFYEYSKKKHCTDKTVAKEWDHILLTANLVADEKLQKEYLAYHATQFEKWPEIAKGFCNADFQQLLLFRNGRQLVLVISIPKGESLDKLNPRTTANNPRVDDWNKIMKKYQEGIKGTKPGETWVFLKPMNNE is encoded by the coding sequence ATGATGAAACGATTGCTGTCTTGCCAAATGCTTGTTTTTATCCTGTTTGCTCAACTGAGCATGGCAGCAGATGTTTATGTTTCCCCCACAGGTTCTGATTTCAATAATGGTTCAAAAGAAAAGCCTTTTGCCACACTCAACAGGGCTTTGCGTAAGGCAAGAGACTTGCGCCGATTGAATGATGCTTCTGTAAAAGAAGGCATTCATATTATTTTACGTGGCGGCAATTACCAGGTTTTAGAAACCATTGTTATAAAACCGGAAGATAACGGCACCCGTGAAAGCTCCACGTTTATTGAAGCTGCGCCAGATGAAAAACCTGTTTTAAGCGGCGGTGTGCAAATCAACAATTGGAAAAAAGTAACAACTGTTGTCTCTGGCTTGCAAAAAAATAGTCAGTCAAACATATGGGTAGCCGATGTGCCAATGGTGAACGGAAATGTTTTCAATTTTCGCCAATTGTGGGTGAATGATATGAAAGCAGTGAGAGCAAAATCATCCAACGGAGATGCGATGCTCCGCATTTTAAACTGGAACAAGGCAGAAGCTGCATGTGTGATACCAACTTTGCCCTTTAGCAATTTAGATAAGACAAGCGGATTGGAATTGTTTATTCATCAATGGTGGGAGATTGCCAACCTGCGTGTAAAGAAAGTGCAGGTAATGGGCGATAGTACAAAATTGTTTTTTCATCAACCGGAAAGTAAAATACAAAACGAACATCCATGGCCTGCTCCATGGATCAGTAAAGAAACCGGCAACTCCGCATTTTATTTAACCAATGCCATTCAATTTTTAGATGAGCCCGGTGAATGGTATTTGGATGCAGCCAACAAGAAAATTTATTACTGGCCACGAAGCAATGAAAATTTGGCAGCAGCAAAAGTGATTGCGCCATTTACCGAAACATTGATCAGTATGGAAGGAACGATTGATAACCCGGTTAAAAATCTGGTGATTGAAGGCATTTCTTTTCAGCATACCGGTTGGTTACGCCCATCTCGGCAAGGCCATGTGCCGCATCAGATAGGTTTGTTTATGACCGAGGCATATAAATTAAAACCTGCAGGTACAAAAGCAAAACCCGGTTTGGATAACCAGGCATGGGTTGGCAGACAAACTGCTGCTGTCGAAATGAGTTATGCTGTGAGAACAAGAGTTAAGAATTGTTCTTTTCTTCATTTAGCTGCAACAGGCATTGATTTGAAAAAAGGCGTGCAGGATAATATGACCAAGAATAATTTGTTTAGTGATATCGGCGGCACAGCAATATTGGCTGGTAATTATGGAGATGAAGGAAGAGAAATACATATGCCTTTTCATCCGAAAGACGAAAGAGAAAAGTGTGATGTGATTTTTATTGAAAATAATTTCATTACCAACGCCACGAATGAAGATTGGGGCACAGTTGGTATTGGCTGTGGTTTTGTCAGCCGAACAAGTATTCGTCATAATGAAATTGAAAACGTATCGTATAGTGGTATTAGTTTAGGCTGGGGTTGGAGTGCAGAAGAGAACATGATGAAGGGTAACAGGATCGTAGCCAACAAAATTCATCACTTTGGTAAATGGAATTATGATTGCGCCGGTATTTACACATTAAGTGCACAGCCCGGTTCTATCATTGAAGACAATTACATCGACAGTATTTATAAATCTCCGATTGCGCATTTGCCGTCGCATTGGTTTTATATTTACAATGATGAAGGTTCTTCCCATTTTTCCGTAAAAAACAACTGGACACCTTCACAAAAGTATTTACAGAATGCCAACGGCCCCGGCAATGTGTGGAGCAACAATGGTCCGCAGGTGCATGACAGTGTAAAACAAAATGCGGGGTTAGAAAAACGATTTCAATATTTAACAGCGAATAAAACTCCAAAGTCCGGTGTAATTAACGAAGAACACAGTGAAGTGATTGAACTTGTAGTGAAAGAAGGACAAGCATTGGATGTAGCAAAACTCAAACAGGTGCTTGCACAGAATAATATGGATAGCAACGCCATCTATCAATGGCAGAATCATTATGTGATCTTCGATAAAGTGCAGGACATTGGCGTCATGCAAGGACGTTTGCAAAATCGTTTCCCTGAAACAGAAGTGCGTGTATACCACGACATGTTTTATGAATACAGCAAGAAGAAACATTGTACCGATAAAACAGTAGCAAAGGAATGGGATCATATTCTGCTCACAGCCAATCTTGTTGCAGATGAAAAATTGCAGAAAGAATATCTTGCCTATCACGCCACTCAGTTTGAAAAATGGCCGGAGATAGCGAAAGGTTTTTGTAATGCAGATTTTCAACAATTGTTACTGTTCAGGAATGGAAGACAGTTGGTATTGGTGATCAGTATTCCAAAAGGGGAGAGCCTGGATAAACTCAACCCAAGAACAACAGCAAACAATCCACGGGTGGATGATTGGAATAAGATCATGAAAAAATACCAGGAAGGCATAAAAGGAACAAAGCCGGGAGAAACATGGGTGTTTCTCAAGCCAATGAATAATGAGTAA
- a CDS encoding Gfo/Idh/MocA family protein: MLTIGILGVGEGRSTMSAALQSKKLRLKTICDRNEELCKQRCKEFDFDNYTTNYEDLLNDTEIDIIAIYTPDHLHADHIKQALLHGKHVVCTKPFIDDLSRAKELLDIQQQTGKKVFVGQSSRFFEPYKRQRKDFEAGEIGELITIESHYNADHRWFLEKKWALEDSFKWLYGGLSHPVDFIRWYLPNIEEVMGYGMISANGKSAGLKNEDTMHFIFKSADGRIARVSGTYTSPTQPTKRDSGMSCVLRGTEGASQADYHELRYAITDKTGEEKIIHWGDAKLKYFFRFEGQSHHAGEYQNYLEYFVDSIEQDFTAYPNMKEGIGTVALLQAMDKSLQIGVPVKMKEIYAIYGLTDLFN, encoded by the coding sequence ATGTTGACTATTGGAATTTTAGGTGTTGGTGAAGGTCGAAGTACCATGAGTGCAGCGTTGCAAAGTAAAAAGCTGCGACTCAAAACCATTTGCGACCGTAACGAAGAGTTGTGCAAACAACGTTGCAAAGAATTTGATTTCGACAACTATACAACCAATTATGAAGATCTGCTCAACGATACAGAGATCGATATCATTGCCATTTACACACCCGATCATTTACATGCCGATCATATCAAACAGGCATTGCTGCATGGTAAACATGTGGTGTGTACCAAGCCGTTTATTGATGACTTGAGCAGAGCAAAAGAATTATTGGATATTCAACAGCAAACAGGTAAGAAAGTATTTGTGGGACAAAGCTCACGCTTCTTCGAACCATACAAACGCCAGCGTAAAGATTTTGAAGCTGGCGAAATCGGCGAACTCATTACCATCGAAAGTCATTACAATGCTGATCATCGTTGGTTTCTCGAAAAGAAATGGGCATTGGAAGATTCATTCAAATGGTTGTATGGGGGTTTAAGTCATCCTGTTGATTTCATCCGTTGGTATTTACCCAATATTGAAGAAGTGATGGGCTATGGTATGATCAGTGCAAATGGAAAATCCGCTGGTTTGAAAAATGAAGATACGATGCACTTCATCTTCAAATCAGCTGATGGAAGAATTGCAAGAGTGAGCGGCACCTATACAAGTCCAACACAACCAACAAAACGTGACAGCGGCATGAGCTGTGTATTACGTGGCACAGAAGGGGCAAGCCAGGCCGATTATCATGAATTGCGTTATGCTATTACCGATAAAACAGGTGAAGAAAAAATTATTCATTGGGGCGATGCAAAGTTGAAATACTTTTTCCGATTTGAAGGACAAAGTCATCATGCAGGTGAATACCAGAATTATCTTGAATACTTTGTTGATTCAATAGAACAAGATTTTACTGCCTATCCAAATATGAAAGAAGGAATCGGCACAGTGGCATTGTTACAGGCAATGGATAAAAGTTTACAAATAGGGGTACCGGTGAAGATGAAAGAAATATATGCTATTTATGGCTTAACTGATTTATTTAACTAA
- a CDS encoding sodium:solute symporter family transporter encodes MNEIYNKLTTLDFAIVAIYLIALLVIGYVASFRNKKKDETLFLAGNSLNWYNIGFNMWGTNVGPSSLLAFASIGFSAGIVGGNFEWYAFVFLLLLAMVFAPRYIASKVSTMPEFMGKRYGKSSQDILAGYALIKILISWLSLGLFSGGILVRQILGIPMWQSTIVLVAFSGLFTYMGGLKAIAKVNVFQMILLIIVSLALTFIGLQKLGGITALVAKTPSHFWNLIHPASDPGYPWHALLLGYPVSAVAFFCTDQSMVQSVLGAKNLKQGQLGVNFIGWLKVLALPMFILPGILCFALYPDLTDDKLAYMTMVTNLFPSGLNGLVICVLIAVLVATIGSSLNALSTVFTKDIYVNNINPQATVKQQINVGRYTVIAGCVLAVLMAIAFDNIKGKTLFDIFQSILGYLAPPLAVTFLLSVFWKRTTKLAVNLILSVGSAFSLFVGMLNLWIIPPDAATGANTWWPHYFLISFYIFAILFAAAIIISLLDKNKVTAAIETAPIPKTSKQVKILFALLGLVILALYIIFNGH; translated from the coding sequence ATGAACGAAATCTATAATAAACTCACAACGCTTGATTTTGCCATCGTCGCAATTTATTTGATTGCGTTGCTGGTGATTGGTTATGTTGCCAGTTTCCGAAACAAGAAAAAAGATGAAACACTTTTTCTTGCAGGTAATTCGCTCAACTGGTATAACATTGGTTTCAACATGTGGGGAACAAATGTGGGGCCATCATCTTTACTCGCATTTGCAAGCATTGGATTTTCTGCAGGAATTGTAGGTGGAAACTTTGAATGGTATGCCTTTGTTTTTTTACTGTTACTCGCCATGGTATTTGCGCCAAGATACATTGCAAGCAAGGTTAGCACCATGCCCGAGTTCATGGGCAAACGTTATGGAAAAAGTTCGCAGGACATTTTAGCAGGCTATGCACTCATAAAAATTCTGATCAGTTGGTTGAGCCTTGGTTTATTCAGTGGCGGAATTTTGGTGCGACAGATCTTAGGTATACCCATGTGGCAATCAACAATAGTGCTGGTTGCTTTCTCTGGGTTGTTCACTTACATGGGAGGTTTAAAAGCAATTGCAAAAGTGAATGTATTCCAGATGATCTTGTTGATCATTGTTTCACTAGCATTAACATTTATCGGTTTGCAAAAGCTTGGAGGCATCACTGCCTTAGTCGCTAAAACACCCAGCCATTTCTGGAATTTAATACATCCTGCATCCGATCCGGGTTATCCATGGCATGCATTGTTGCTGGGTTATCCTGTATCGGCAGTTGCATTTTTTTGTACTGATCAAAGCATGGTGCAAAGTGTGTTAGGTGCAAAAAATTTAAAGCAGGGACAATTGGGTGTAAACTTTATTGGTTGGTTGAAAGTATTGGCATTGCCGATGTTTATCCTGCCGGGTATTTTGTGTTTTGCATTATACCCCGATCTCACCGATGATAAATTAGCATACATGACAATGGTGACGAATTTGTTTCCATCGGGTTTAAATGGTTTGGTTATTTGTGTGTTGATCGCTGTATTGGTCGCAACCATTGGTTCATCGTTAAATGCGTTGAGTACAGTTTTTACAAAAGATATTTATGTAAACAATATCAATCCGCAGGCAACAGTGAAACAACAGATCAATGTTGGACGCTATACCGTTATTGCAGGTTGCGTGCTGGCCGTATTAATGGCCATTGCGTTTGATAACATCAAAGGCAAAACCTTGTTTGATATTTTTCAATCGATCTTAGGTTACCTCGCACCGCCATTAGCAGTTACATTTTTGTTGAGTGTATTCTGGAAACGAACCACAAAACTGGCGGTGAACCTGATTTTATCAGTTGGCTCTGCATTCAGTTTGTTTGTAGGTATGCTTAATTTATGGATCATACCTCCAGATGCTGCAACAGGAGCAAACACCTGGTGGCCGCATTACTTTCTCATTTCGTTTTACATTTTTGCGATCTTGTTTGCAGCGGCTATCATCATTTCCTTACTCGATAAAAATAAAGTAACAGCAGCCATCGAGACAGCACCTATTCCAAAAACAAGTAAACAGGTAAAAATTCTTTTCGCATTATTAGGACTTGTTATACTAGCCCTCTACATCATTTTTAACGGACATTAA
- a CDS encoding MFS transporter, with the protein MELKKGSLKSTIAVSLTNYLDAGAIVAGASGLTLWQNYLGLNEGHLGWLNAISANAFGAAIGAIFGGFLADKYGRKTIYTYNMLVYMLGIAIIMFTVNFPMLLIGFLVTGISVGVGVPASWTYISENSEVGNRGKNMGISQFAWGVGPMIILILGMLLAPGNADASSGVLFGYVQKIAAVFIGNDAGVDAINVFSSRIIFGSLFVVALIAWTLQRKLNESKDWEEAQKIQTKEKQPSVFASFGTLFTNKVNVLTMLFLAGIYISWNMVASVMGFFQQHIYETAGGLSNGEANMITAVQWIVIIAVTYFGFAMLVDKVNQRWLYVFGTSIGIIAWGILIFIGIKNHVALWTFTILWGIHAGISVQAFYALWASELFPAKYRAAAQGIMFFAVRSIAAVWGFGFVNIYGENGEGFYTAAYIMIGLLIVALIIGTIWTPKTQGKSLQQITKERYGEDI; encoded by the coding sequence ATGGAACTAAAAAAAGGAAGTTTAAAAAGTACGATTGCTGTATCGCTTACAAATTATCTCGATGCCGGCGCAATTGTAGCAGGTGCAAGCGGGTTAACGCTTTGGCAAAACTACCTTGGGCTTAACGAAGGGCATCTCGGTTGGCTGAATGCAATCAGCGCTAATGCCTTTGGTGCGGCTATCGGCGCAATTTTCGGAGGTTTCCTGGCCGACAAATACGGACGAAAAACCATTTACACTTACAATATGCTTGTGTATATGCTGGGGATTGCCATCATCATGTTCACGGTTAATTTTCCCATGCTGTTGATTGGTTTCCTGGTCACAGGGATTTCAGTGGGAGTGGGTGTTCCTGCCTCATGGACGTATATTTCAGAAAATTCAGAAGTGGGTAACCGTGGAAAGAATATGGGTATTTCACAGTTCGCTTGGGGAGTGGGTCCAATGATCATTTTAATTTTAGGAATGCTCCTTGCCCCTGGCAATGCAGATGCTTCGTCTGGTGTTTTATTTGGGTATGTACAAAAAATTGCTGCGGTATTTATTGGTAACGATGCAGGCGTTGATGCAATCAATGTATTTAGCAGCCGTATTATTTTTGGGTCTTTGTTTGTTGTGGCGTTAATCGCATGGACTTTGCAGCGCAAGCTCAATGAATCGAAAGATTGGGAAGAAGCACAAAAAATACAAACCAAGGAAAAACAACCAAGCGTTTTCGCATCGTTTGGTACTCTTTTTACCAACAAGGTAAATGTTCTGACCATGCTTTTTCTCGCAGGGATTTACATTAGCTGGAATATGGTGGCTTCAGTGATGGGGTTCTTTCAGCAACATATTTATGAAACTGCAGGCGGACTTTCCAATGGCGAGGCCAATATGATTACAGCAGTACAATGGATCGTGATTATTGCGGTAACGTATTTTGGTTTTGCCATGTTGGTTGATAAAGTCAATCAACGCTGGCTTTATGTTTTCGGAACATCAATAGGAATTATAGCCTGGGGCATACTTATTTTTATAGGAATAAAAAATCATGTAGCACTTTGGACGTTTACCATTCTTTGGGGCATACATGCTGGCATCAGTGTGCAGGCATTTTATGCGCTCTGGGCTTCGGAACTTTTTCCTGCTAAATACCGGGCAGCTGCGCAGGGTATAATGTTCTTTGCGGTTAGAAGCATTGCAGCGGTATGGGGATTTGGGTTTGTTAATATTTATGGCGAAAACGGAGAAGGATTTTATACCGCAGCGTATATTATGATCGGGCTGCTCATTGTGGCACTCATCATTGGAACAATCTGGACACCAAAAACCCAAGGCAAATCATTACAACAAATAACGAAAGAAAGATATGGGGAAGATATTTAG
- a CDS encoding alpha-L-rhamnosidase-related protein → MNNSFLQHTSSAATWIWYPGDFEIVLANKMQNRRTERGTFFPVFWKIDNHYVLMDFHKVFDVPEQETVDIYVEGEYNVKLDGKAFEGSPKQITVPAGKHKINIKVFNQANVPAVYVKGKTIVSDATWLVTFEDKEWIDETGKASDISATKWLNAGSSNFNSPTQLPSQFALPVKEQTAVSTEKGENSMLVDFGKETFGFIKLHGLKGKGNLSVYYGESKEEALSTEHCETLDRVKVNSTEKKDQTMELSKAYRFVNVQYDEAVTLDSVSMLYEYADVKEQGSFTCNDEEINRIYDVAKYTFELNTREFFIDGIKRDRWIWSGDAYQSYLMNYYLYFDSETVKRTTYALRGKDPVTGHINTIMDYTFFWFLGIYDYYLYTGDKHFIAQNYDRMKTLMDYVLARRNKDGLMEWMSGDWIFIDWAAGLSKKGEVSFEQLLFARSLETMALCANIVDDKDAATQYNTLAADIRKKLFDIYWNDQKQALVHSRIDGKQTDNVTRYANMFSIFFDYFNQQQKEAVKKSVLLNDQIQKITTPYMRFYELEALCAMDEQSYVLKEMKDYWGGMLKRGATSFWEEYNPTKTGTEHYEMYGREFGKSLCHAWGASPLYLLGKYYLGVKPTAPGYATYSVEPNLGGLQWMQGKVPTPNGNIELHVTKEQVKIKAAAGAGTVVLKSKTQPTGNNISTVAKENGVYEIAVNPGSEYVINYKAE, encoded by the coding sequence ATGAACAACTCTTTTTTACAGCATACTTCTTCTGCAGCAACCTGGATATGGTATCCCGGCGATTTTGAAATTGTACTGGCCAACAAAATGCAAAACCGTCGTACCGAACGTGGTACTTTCTTTCCGGTATTCTGGAAAATCGACAATCATTATGTGTTGATGGATTTTCATAAAGTGTTTGATGTGCCTGAACAGGAGACAGTAGACATATACGTAGAAGGTGAATACAATGTAAAGCTTGATGGGAAAGCATTTGAAGGTAGTCCGAAGCAGATTACAGTTCCTGCAGGTAAACATAAGATCAACATAAAAGTATTTAATCAGGCCAACGTGCCTGCCGTATATGTAAAAGGAAAAACAATTGTATCGGATGCTACATGGCTGGTAACATTTGAAGACAAGGAATGGATCGATGAAACAGGAAAAGCATCCGACATCTCTGCCACCAAATGGCTCAATGCAGGCAGCTCGAATTTTAATTCACCCACACAGTTGCCTTCTCAGTTTGCATTGCCTGTAAAAGAACAAACAGCAGTATCGACTGAAAAAGGAGAAAACTCCATGCTGGTTGATTTTGGAAAAGAAACATTTGGTTTCATCAAACTGCACGGATTAAAAGGCAAAGGCAATCTTTCTGTTTATTATGGTGAATCAAAGGAAGAAGCATTGTCAACCGAACATTGCGAAACATTGGATAGAGTAAAAGTAAACAGTACAGAAAAGAAAGATCAAACGATGGAACTGTCGAAAGCTTATCGTTTTGTAAATGTGCAATACGATGAAGCTGTAACACTCGATTCAGTTTCGATGCTGTATGAATATGCAGATGTAAAAGAACAGGGGAGTTTTACCTGTAACGATGAAGAGATCAACCGCATCTATGACGTAGCAAAATATACATTTGAATTAAACACAAGAGAATTTTTCATTGATGGCATTAAACGTGATCGCTGGATATGGAGTGGTGATGCTTACCAGAGCTATCTCATGAATTATTATCTGTACTTCGATAGCGAAACAGTAAAACGTACAACGTATGCATTGCGGGGTAAAGATCCGGTAACTGGTCACATCAACACCATTATGGATTATACCTTTTTCTGGTTCCTCGGCATTTATGATTATTATCTCTACACTGGTGATAAGCATTTTATTGCACAGAATTACGATCGCATGAAAACGCTGATGGACTATGTGTTGGCAAGAAGAAACAAAGATGGTTTAATGGAATGGATGTCCGGTGACTGGATCTTTATTGACTGGGCTGCTGGTCTCAGCAAAAAAGGTGAAGTGAGTTTTGAACAGTTACTGTTTGCACGCAGTCTTGAAACAATGGCTCTTTGTGCAAACATTGTTGATGATAAAGATGCAGCAACACAATACAACACACTGGCTGCTGATATACGCAAAAAACTTTTCGACATTTACTGGAACGATCAGAAGCAGGCGTTGGTGCACAGCCGTATTGATGGAAAGCAAACAGACAACGTTACACGTTACGCCAATATGTTTTCCATCTTCTTTGATTATTTCAATCAGCAGCAAAAAGAGGCCGTGAAGAAATCTGTATTGTTAAATGACCAGATTCAAAAAATCACCACACCCTACATGCGTTTCTATGAACTGGAAGCATTGTGTGCAATGGATGAACAATCCTATGTGCTAAAAGAAATGAAAGATTACTGGGGTGGCATGTTGAAACGGGGTGCAACGTCTTTCTGGGAAGAGTATAATCCAACTAAAACCGGAACAGAACATTATGAGATGTATGGCAGAGAGTTTGGAAAAAGTTTATGTCATGCATGGGGAGCAAGTCCTTTGTACCTTTTAGGTAAATATTACCTTGGGGTAAAACCAACAGCACCCGGATATGCAACGTACAGCGTTGAACCAAATCTTGGTGGCTTGCAATGGATGCAGGGTAAAGTGCCCACGCCGAATGGAAATATTGAGTTGCATGTAACCAAAGAACAAGTGAAGATAAAAGCAGCAGCCGGCGCAGGAACAGTTGTATTGAAAAGTAAAACTCAACCTACAGGTAATAATATTTCAACAGTTGCAAAAGAAAACGGTGTGTATGAAATTGCTGTGAACCCGGGATCAGAATATGTTATCAATTATAAAGCAGAGTAA
- a CDS encoding aceric acid hydrolase yields MKRVSAFLIGAVAFFNQANAQTSLVNTQGSSYAKLTGVGISDVSWTKGFWAERFAVCRDAMLPQLWQTYTSKDICYSFQNFRVAAGLDTGRFRGPSFHDGDFYKTLEAVAAMYASTKDPKLEKWMDEAIAVIGKAQKDDGYIYTKNIIEQKKTGKDKMFDDQLSFEAYNFGHLMTAACVHYRATGKTTLLNIAKKAADFLIGFYKAATPELARNAICPSHYMGLTELYRTTNDKKYLDLVIHLINIRGTVEGTDDNSDRAPFREMNKVVGHAVRANYLFAGVADVYAETGDATLMNTLNKMWSNVINTKMYITGGCGALYDGVSVDGTAYKPDTVQKVHQSYGRDYQLPNFSAHNETCANIGNVLWNWRMFLLTGETKYADIVELTLYNSVLSGVSMDGSKYFYTNPLAATADYPYHLRWEGGRIPYISKSNCCPPNVVRTIAEVNNYMYSVGEKGLYVNMYGGNVLATALHDGTKIKLEQTTNYPWSGAVAMNVKELSKKNTKLFLRIPGWCKNYILKQNGKLVTSKAVNGFVEVSINANDKMELNMDMPATLIESNPMVEETRNQVTVKRGPVVYCLESSDLPQQKVFDVVIPANIKLQPVAMKIVDGNVMALTGEARLLDQNQWNNTLYKEVNTKLKPVTIKLIPYYAWANRGKSDMTVWLPLMR; encoded by the coding sequence ATGAAACGTGTAAGTGCATTTTTAATTGGAGCTGTTGCGTTTTTCAATCAGGCAAACGCACAAACAAGTCTTGTAAACACACAAGGCAGCAGCTATGCAAAACTCACCGGAGTCGGCATCAGTGATGTTAGCTGGACAAAAGGTTTCTGGGCCGAACGTTTTGCAGTTTGTCGTGATGCCATGTTGCCACAACTGTGGCAAACCTATACCAGTAAGGATATCTGTTATTCATTTCAGAATTTCAGAGTGGCTGCAGGTTTAGATACAGGTCGCTTTCGTGGCCCATCGTTTCATGATGGTGATTTTTACAAGACACTGGAAGCGGTAGCAGCAATGTATGCATCAACCAAAGACCCGAAATTAGAAAAGTGGATGGATGAAGCGATTGCTGTAATCGGCAAAGCACAGAAAGACGACGGCTATATTTATACCAAGAACATCATCGAACAAAAGAAAACAGGTAAAGACAAAATGTTTGATGATCAATTGAGTTTTGAAGCATACAATTTCGGTCACTTAATGACTGCGGCCTGTGTGCATTACCGTGCAACAGGCAAAACAACATTATTGAATATCGCAAAGAAAGCTGCCGACTTCCTGATCGGTTTTTATAAAGCAGCAACACCGGAACTGGCACGTAATGCCATTTGCCCTTCACACTATATGGGGTTGACAGAACTCTATCGCACAACAAACGATAAAAAATATTTGGATCTTGTTATTCATCTTATCAACATCCGTGGTACGGTTGAAGGAACAGATGATAACAGCGACCGTGCACCTTTTCGTGAAATGAATAAAGTGGTTGGTCATGCAGTGCGTGCCAACTATTTGTTTGCAGGTGTTGCTGATGTATATGCAGAAACAGGCGATGCAACCTTGATGAATACCTTAAATAAAATGTGGAGCAATGTCATCAATACAAAAATGTATATCACAGGCGGTTGCGGCGCCTTGTATGATGGAGTGAGTGTGGATGGTACAGCGTACAAACCTGATACGGTGCAGAAAGTGCATCAATCATACGGAAGAGATTATCAGTTGCCGAACTTCAGTGCACATAACGAAACCTGTGCGAACATTGGTAATGTGTTGTGGAACTGGCGCATGTTTTTGTTAACCGGCGAAACCAAGTATGCAGATATTGTAGAACTCACTTTGTACAACAGCGTGTTGAGTGGAGTAAGTATGGATGGTTCAAAATACTTCTATACAAATCCGCTTGCAGCAACTGCTGATTATCCTTATCATCTGCGTTGGGAAGGTGGACGTATTCCTTATATCAGCAAATCAAATTGTTGTCCGCCGAATGTGGTGCGTACGATAGCAGAAGTAAATAATTATATGTACAGTGTTGGCGAGAAGGGTTTGTACGTAAACATGTACGGAGGAAATGTATTGGCAACAGCGTTGCACGATGGAACAAAAATAAAACTGGAACAGACCACGAATTATCCATGGAGTGGAGCCGTTGCAATGAATGTAAAAGAACTGTCGAAGAAAAATACAAAACTGTTCCTGCGTATTCCGGGTTGGTGTAAGAATTATATCCTGAAACAAAATGGAAAGTTGGTTACTTCAAAAGCTGTGAATGGGTTTGTTGAAGTATCGATCAATGCAAATGATAAAATGGAACTGAACATGGATATGCCTGCGACATTGATTGAAAGCAATCCAATGGTGGAAGAAACAAGAAACCAGGTAACGGTGAAGCGTGGGCCTGTTGTGTATTGCCTTGAGTCAAGTGATCTGCCTCAACAAAAAGTATTTGATGTGGTCATTCCTGCAAACATTAAACTGCAACCCGTAGCAATGAAAATTGTTGACGGCAATGTGATGGCATTAACAGGTGAAGCAAGATTGCTTGATCAGAATCAATGGAACAACACATTATATAAAGAAGTGAATACAAAACTCAAACCGGTCACCATTAAACTCATTCCTTATTATGCATGGGCCAACCGTGGTAAATCGGATATGACAGTTTGGTTGCCGCTGATGAGATAG